One window of the Shewanella litorisediminis genome contains the following:
- the lptC gene encoding LPS export ABC transporter periplasmic protein LptC encodes MNRVTLAIILLFGTALTLYWQVQSKKASQPQLTDSVQKPDYVATDLRSISYNEQGKLESRVSAAYMEHFDGDAQTLFTQPVYTLFPEDGQGEWRLTAKTGKLDKASDKVMLEEEVLIEALTIDEPLQQLNTSYLELDLKTMILTSDKEIIISGNNFHLSGHGLYADLNAKEVKLLSKIKGTYEPK; translated from the coding sequence ATGAACCGCGTCACCCTCGCCATCATTTTGCTGTTCGGCACCGCCCTCACGCTCTACTGGCAGGTGCAAAGCAAAAAGGCCAGCCAACCTCAACTCACAGACAGTGTGCAAAAGCCAGATTACGTGGCCACCGACCTTCGCAGTATCAGTTACAACGAGCAGGGCAAGTTGGAAAGCCGCGTCAGCGCCGCCTACATGGAACACTTCGATGGCGACGCGCAGACCCTGTTTACCCAACCTGTCTACACCCTGTTTCCCGAAGATGGTCAGGGTGAATGGCGCCTGACCGCCAAAACCGGCAAACTGGACAAAGCCAGTGACAAAGTCATGCTCGAAGAAGAAGTGCTGATTGAGGCGCTGACCATTGACGAGCCGCTGCAGCAGCTTAATACCAGTTATCTGGAGTTGGATCTCAAGACGATGATCCTCACCTCCGACAAAGAAATTATTATCAGCGGCAATAACTTCCACTTGAGCGGCCATGGCCTCTATGCTGATCTCAACGCCAAGGAAGTTAAGCTCTTAAGCAAGATTAAGGGAACCTATGAACCTAAATAA
- the lptA gene encoding lipopolysaccharide transport periplasmic protein LptA encodes MNLNKSLILVLLCTCSAVAFANTKFDLSQEVKIAAANSYADLKNKRIVYEGPVTLTQGSLVLKAGELSSFTDEKSGKRILLAKGNPATYSQQVEDGRTVHASAEEISYNIDSRVMSLKGNAKVEQDGSQVSADSIVYDIEKQQLTSQSSGKKDDRVITIIKPENYQQDLQDKGKTEQPQQEKQQ; translated from the coding sequence ATGAACCTAAATAAGTCGCTCATTCTGGTGCTGCTTTGCACCTGCAGCGCCGTGGCTTTTGCCAACACCAAGTTTGATTTGAGCCAGGAAGTAAAAATTGCCGCGGCCAACAGTTATGCCGACCTGAAAAACAAACGCATCGTTTACGAAGGCCCGGTTACCCTGACCCAGGGCAGCCTGGTGCTGAAGGCCGGAGAACTGAGCTCCTTTACCGACGAGAAAAGCGGCAAGCGTATTCTGCTCGCCAAGGGTAACCCTGCCACCTACAGCCAGCAGGTTGAAGATGGCCGCACAGTGCATGCCAGCGCCGAAGAAATCAGCTACAACATCGACAGTCGCGTTATGAGCCTCAAAGGCAACGCCAAGGTCGAGCAGGATGGCAGCCAGGTCAGTGCCGACTCCATCGTATACGACATCGAAAAGCAGCAGCTCACCTCCCAAAGCAGCGGTAAAAAAGACGACAGGGTTATCACCATCATCAAGCCCGAAAATTACCAGCAGGATCTGCAGGATAAGGGCAAGACAGAGCAACCTCAGCAAGAGAAACAACAATGA
- the lptB gene encoding LPS export ABC transporter ATP-binding protein has translation MTQLTLKASNLAKSYKNRQVVKNVSLTVNTGQVVGLLGPNGAGKTTTFYMVVGLVQSDKGSIHINDDDLTLDPMHLRARKGIGYLPQEASIFRKLSVRDNIMAVLQMRKELNADEREESLEQLLEEFHITHIRDNLGMSLSGGERRRVEIARALAANPRFILLDEPFAGVDPISVIDIKKIIEQLKNRGLGVLITDHNVRETLDVCEKAYIVSHGNLIAEGTPAEILDNQQVRAVYLGEQFRL, from the coding sequence ATGACCCAACTGACCCTGAAGGCCAGTAATCTCGCCAAGAGTTACAAAAACCGCCAGGTTGTCAAAAACGTCAGCCTCACCGTCAACACCGGTCAGGTAGTCGGCTTGCTGGGCCCCAACGGCGCCGGAAAAACCACCACCTTTTACATGGTGGTCGGCCTGGTGCAGAGCGATAAGGGCAGCATACATATCAATGACGATGACCTGACGCTGGATCCCATGCACCTGCGGGCCCGCAAAGGCATTGGCTACCTGCCACAGGAAGCCAGCATCTTTCGCAAGCTCTCGGTGCGTGACAACATCATGGCCGTATTGCAGATGCGCAAAGAGCTGAATGCCGATGAGCGCGAAGAGTCGTTGGAGCAGCTGCTGGAAGAGTTTCACATCACCCACATTCGCGACAATCTGGGGATGTCACTCTCAGGTGGCGAACGTCGCCGGGTCGAGATTGCCCGGGCACTCGCCGCCAACCCCAGATTTATCCTGCTCGATGAACCCTTCGCCGGTGTTGACCCCATTTCCGTTATCGATATCAAAAAGATTATCGAGCAACTCAAAAATCGTGGCCTCGGAGTCCTTATCACCGACCACAACGTGAGGGAAACCCTCGATGTCTGCGAAAAGGCGTATATCGTCAGCCACGGTAATTTGATTGCTGAAGGCACCCCTGCCGAAATCCTCGACAATCAGCAGGTGCGTGCAGTGTACTTGGGTGAGCAATTCAGGCTATAG
- a CDS encoding RNA polymerase factor sigma-54, with product MKASLQLKLGQQLTMTPQLQQAIRLLQLSSLELQQEIQQALDANPLLEMDDELGSDQFDADDGDKEFDDQFNQESVSDDASDTASLETSDALNQQSMPDELPMDTTWDEVFTAAPVSGPGIRGEDDMPFQGETSEGLYEHLEWQKNLTPFSDTDLAIATAIIDAIDDKGYLTQSLEEILEAVGDEEVELDEVEAVLKRIQHFDPIGVAARDLAECLLIQLGQFPPDTPHLDNAKLLIRDHLDLIANRDFRTLMRKTRLKEEELRDAIVLIQGLNPRPGESVTSTKDEYVIPDVSVSKKNGRWVVELNPDCMPKLSVNQQYAAMARTSRNQADSQFIRGHLQEAKWFIKSLESRNDTLLKVANCIVQFQQGFFEYGEEAMKPMVLNDIAEAVEMHESTISRVTTQKYMHTPRGIFELKYFFSSHVGTEDGGECSSTAIRAFIKKLVAAENQKKPLSDSKMAELLAEQGINVARRTIAKYREAMLIPPSNQRKSL from the coding sequence ATGAAAGCGTCGCTCCAGCTAAAACTGGGACAACAACTCACAATGACGCCACAGTTGCAGCAGGCCATTCGCCTGCTTCAACTCTCTTCGCTTGAACTGCAACAGGAAATTCAGCAAGCCCTCGACGCCAATCCTCTGTTGGAAATGGACGACGAACTGGGCAGCGATCAGTTTGATGCCGATGACGGCGATAAAGAATTTGACGACCAGTTCAACCAGGAGTCCGTATCAGACGATGCCAGTGACACCGCCTCACTGGAAACTTCAGACGCCCTCAACCAACAGTCCATGCCAGACGAACTCCCGATGGACACCACCTGGGATGAAGTCTTTACGGCTGCCCCCGTCTCCGGCCCCGGGATCCGTGGCGAAGATGATATGCCGTTTCAGGGCGAAACCAGTGAAGGCCTGTACGAACATCTGGAATGGCAGAAAAATCTCACCCCTTTTTCCGATACCGATCTGGCCATTGCCACTGCCATCATAGATGCCATCGATGACAAGGGGTATCTGACCCAAAGTCTTGAAGAAATTCTCGAGGCCGTGGGCGATGAAGAGGTTGAGCTGGATGAAGTTGAGGCCGTACTCAAACGTATTCAGCATTTCGACCCCATCGGGGTGGCTGCCCGAGATTTGGCGGAGTGCCTGCTCATTCAGCTTGGGCAGTTTCCGCCAGACACCCCCCATCTGGACAATGCCAAGCTGCTTATCCGTGACCATCTGGATTTGATTGCCAACCGCGACTTCCGCACCCTGATGCGAAAAACCCGCCTCAAGGAAGAAGAGCTCAGAGACGCAATCGTCCTTATCCAGGGGCTGAATCCCCGTCCCGGCGAGTCTGTCACCAGTACCAAAGACGAGTATGTCATTCCCGATGTCTCGGTCAGTAAAAAAAATGGCCGTTGGGTTGTAGAGCTTAATCCCGATTGTATGCCTAAACTGAGTGTGAACCAGCAATATGCCGCCATGGCGCGCACCAGTCGTAATCAGGCCGACAGCCAGTTTATCCGCGGGCATTTGCAAGAGGCCAAGTGGTTTATCAAGAGTCTGGAGAGCCGCAACGACACCCTGCTGAAAGTCGCCAACTGCATAGTGCAGTTCCAGCAGGGCTTTTTTGAGTATGGTGAAGAGGCCATGAAACCCATGGTGCTCAACGATATCGCCGAAGCGGTAGAGATGCACGAATCCACCATCTCACGGGTTACCACCCAAAAGTACATGCATACCCCAAGGGGTATCTTTGAACTCAAGTATTTTTTCTCCAGCCACGTCGGGACCGAAGATGGCGGAGAATGCTCATCTACTGCCATCCGTGCCTTTATCAAGAAGCTGGTGGCAGCAGAAAATCAGAAGAAACCATTAAGCGACAGCAAAATGGCGGAACTTCTGGCAGAACAAGGAATCAACGTTGCAAGACGCACTATCGCCAAATACCGAGAGGCGATGCTGATCCCACCGTCGAACCAACGTAAGAGTTTATAA
- the hpf gene encoding ribosome hibernation promoting factor yields MQINLTGHHIEITDSLRNYVESKFSKLERHFEQINNVHVVLNVQKLQQIAEAKLHLNGGEVFATSEHEDMYAAIDALIDKLDRQVIKHKEKLTKH; encoded by the coding sequence ATGCAAATCAATCTGACTGGGCATCATATCGAAATCACTGATTCACTGCGTAACTACGTAGAGAGCAAGTTCTCCAAGCTTGAACGCCATTTCGAACAGATCAATAATGTCCACGTTGTTCTCAATGTTCAGAAATTGCAGCAAATCGCAGAAGCCAAGCTTCACCTCAACGGTGGCGAGGTATTCGCCACTTCAGAACATGAAGACATGTACGCCGCCATTGACGCCCTAATTGATAAATTGGACCGTCAGGTTATTAAACACAAAGAGAAACTGACCAAACATTAA
- the ptsN gene encoding PTS IIA-like nitrogen regulatory protein PtsN, whose translation MELSTILAPECTSCATPGSKKKVLELISDLAAAQNPSLSSQEIFESLLAREKMGSTGIGNGIAIPHGRLGTIDKPVAVLIKCEEAIGYDAIDKQPVDILFALLVPSDQCQQHLSTLAAMAEKLNDKQILKQLRKSHDEKELYQVITG comes from the coding sequence ATGGAACTAAGTACCATCCTGGCGCCGGAGTGCACTAGCTGTGCCACTCCGGGCAGCAAGAAAAAGGTGCTGGAGCTGATTAGCGATCTCGCTGCTGCCCAGAATCCCTCCCTCTCGTCACAAGAGATATTCGAAAGCCTGCTGGCCCGTGAAAAAATGGGCAGCACTGGTATTGGCAATGGTATTGCCATTCCCCATGGCCGCCTTGGCACCATAGACAAGCCTGTGGCTGTGCTTATCAAGTGTGAAGAAGCCATAGGTTATGACGCCATTGATAAGCAGCCGGTGGATATTCTGTTTGCTTTGCTGGTGCCGTCGGACCAGTGTCAGCAACATCTCAGCACCCTGGCCGCCATGGCCGAAAAGCTGAATGACAAGCAGATCCTCAAGCAGCTGCGCAAGAGTCACGATGAAAAGGAACTTTATCAGGTAATCACCGGATGA
- the rapZ gene encoding RNase adapter RapZ, translated as MKLVIVSGRSGSGKSVALRVLEDLGYYCVDNLPLQLIGPLLAQLKGNNDKVAISIDIRNMPEQEKALEKELARLPEGVELTSFFLNSSDKVLLKRYSETRRLHPLSRSKVSLQEAIKLEGKMLAPISNMVDHFIDTSNLNVYELADAVRQILLGRTDKELVIIFESFGFKHGMPTEADFMFDARFLPNPHWEPELRPLTGLDEPVKLFLERQVLVNKYIWQIENLLETWLPHLERNNRSYLTIAIGCTGGQHRSVYIAEQLAKRFANSHHKVEARHRELNAKT; from the coding sequence ATGAAACTCGTTATAGTCTCCGGGCGCTCAGGCTCCGGAAAGTCGGTAGCCCTCAGGGTACTGGAAGACTTGGGCTACTACTGCGTCGATAATTTGCCACTGCAGCTGATTGGGCCACTGCTTGCCCAGCTTAAGGGCAATAACGACAAGGTCGCCATCAGTATCGATATCCGCAATATGCCGGAGCAGGAAAAGGCCCTCGAAAAAGAGCTGGCAAGGCTCCCCGAAGGCGTAGAGCTCACCAGCTTTTTCCTTAACTCCAGCGACAAGGTGCTGCTGAAACGCTACAGCGAAACCCGCCGTTTGCATCCCTTGTCCCGCAGCAAGGTCTCACTGCAGGAAGCCATCAAGCTTGAAGGCAAGATGTTGGCCCCCATCTCCAACATGGTCGACCACTTCATAGATACCTCCAATCTGAATGTCTACGAACTGGCCGATGCCGTCAGGCAAATATTGCTTGGCCGCACCGACAAAGAGCTGGTGATCATCTTCGAATCCTTCGGCTTCAAGCATGGCATGCCCACAGAAGCGGATTTTATGTTTGACGCCCGCTTTCTGCCCAATCCCCATTGGGAACCGGAGCTTAGGCCCCTTACAGGTCTGGATGAGCCGGTTAAGCTGTTTTTAGAGCGCCAGGTCCTGGTCAACAAGTACATCTGGCAAATCGAAAACCTGCTGGAAACCTGGTTGCCCCACCTCGAGCGCAATAACCGCAGTTACCTCACCATCGCCATTGGCTGCACCGGTGGTCAACACCGCTCTGTGTACATCGCCGAGCAGCTTGCCAAACGCTTCGCCAACTCTCACCACAAGGTTGAGGCCCGCCACCGGGAACTGAATGCCAAAACTTGA
- a CDS encoding HPr family phosphocarrier protein, which yields MPKLERDVTIVNKLGLHARAATKLAVLASEFKASVTLVQGTKQASAASVLGLLMLESGMGKTIHIIAEGEDAEQAMDAVCNLINARFDEDC from the coding sequence ATGCCAAAACTTGAACGTGACGTCACCATAGTCAATAAGCTGGGCCTGCACGCCCGTGCCGCCACCAAACTGGCGGTATTGGCATCGGAATTCAAGGCCAGTGTAACCCTGGTTCAGGGCACCAAACAGGCCTCGGCCGCCAGCGTACTGGGCCTCTTGATGCTTGAGTCCGGCATGGGAAAAACCATCCATATTATTGCCGAAGGTGAGGACGCAGAGCAGGCCATGGATGCCGTGTGTAACCTCATCAACGCCCGCTTCGACGAAGACTGCTGA
- the mgtE gene encoding magnesium transporter, whose translation MAVELLDNEQTELLLNRLNEALGSGMFVHVRQMLLNMAASDIALVLESSPPRTRQVLWQLIDPELAGEVLEELGEEMKDKFIRQMSPERLARAAAGLDTDDLAYILRSLPDSLYKQVLQSMSIQDRSRAEQALSYPEETAGGIMNTDTVTIRPDVNVDVILRYLRQLGSLPEATDMLYVVDRHDVLLGAVRLTALLTCNPSMPIRELIDADIEGIPASMSDTEVAALFERHDWVSAPVIDAEGKLLGRITIDDVVDVIREDAEHSMMGMAGMDDDEDTFGPVLKSSFRRSLWLTVNLFAALLAASVSNMFESTLEQFATIAILMTIVPSMGGVAGNQTLALVIRGMALGHIGQSNSRWLIGKELAIGFLNGLLWSILVFVAIWLWKGDLALGALIGGAMLINMTVAGLAGASIPLLLKRLKIDPALAGGMVLTTVTDVIGLFAFLGLATAFLMR comes from the coding sequence ATGGCTGTCGAACTTCTTGATAACGAACAAACCGAGCTGCTGCTGAATCGGCTCAACGAAGCCCTGGGCAGCGGCATGTTTGTGCACGTGCGCCAGATGCTGCTTAACATGGCGGCGTCCGACATCGCCCTGGTGCTCGAATCCTCTCCCCCCCGCACCCGTCAGGTACTGTGGCAACTTATCGACCCTGAGCTTGCCGGTGAAGTGCTCGAAGAGCTCGGCGAAGAGATGAAAGACAAGTTTATCCGCCAGATGAGCCCGGAGCGTTTGGCCCGTGCGGCAGCGGGGCTGGATACTGACGATCTGGCCTATATTCTGCGCTCCCTGCCCGACAGCCTCTATAAGCAGGTGCTGCAGTCCATGTCGATTCAGGACCGCAGCCGCGCCGAGCAGGCGCTCTCCTACCCGGAAGAGACCGCCGGCGGCATCATGAATACCGACACGGTCACCATACGCCCCGATGTGAATGTGGACGTGATTTTGCGCTACCTGCGCCAGCTCGGTTCTCTTCCCGAGGCCACAGACATGCTCTATGTCGTGGACCGGCACGATGTGCTGCTCGGGGCGGTGCGGCTGACCGCCTTGCTCACCTGCAACCCCTCCATGCCCATTCGTGAGCTGATTGATGCCGATATCGAAGGCATTCCGGCGAGCATGTCGGATACCGAGGTCGCGGCCCTGTTTGAGCGCCACGACTGGGTGTCGGCCCCCGTAATAGACGCAGAAGGCAAACTGCTGGGGCGCATCACCATCGACGATGTGGTGGATGTTATTCGGGAGGATGCCGAACACTCCATGATGGGGATGGCCGGCATGGACGATGATGAAGATACCTTTGGCCCCGTCCTGAAAAGCAGTTTCCGCCGCTCCCTGTGGCTGACGGTCAATCTGTTCGCCGCCCTGCTGGCGGCCTCGGTCAGCAATATGTTCGAGTCTACCCTGGAACAGTTCGCCACCATCGCCATCCTGATGACCATAGTGCCCAGCATGGGCGGTGTGGCAGGCAATCAAACTCTGGCATTGGTGATAAGGGGCATGGCGCTGGGTCACATAGGCCAAAGCAACTCCCGCTGGCTCATCGGCAAGGAGCTCGCCATCGGCTTTCTCAACGGCTTACTCTGGTCAATTTTGGTATTTGTGGCCATTTGGCTGTGGAAAGGCGATCTGGCCCTTGGGGCATTGATAGGCGGCGCCATGTTGATCAACATGACTGTGGCAGGGCTCGCCGGCGCCAGCATTCCCTTGCTGCTTAAACGACTTAAAATTGACCCGGCGCTGGCTGGTGGTATGGTGCTGACCACAGTCACAGACGTGATAGGGTTGTTTGCCTTTTTAGGTTTGGCAACGGCATTTTTAATGCGCTGA
- a CDS encoding molybdate ABC transporter substrate-binding protein gives MANEPLELRAAGSLKAAMGDIVQAFEKDRGQTVVAQFGPSGLLRERIESGEKVDLFASANMKHPQTLMAKGMGDKVQPFARNQLCALAQPEISLTPATLLERMLSADVRVGTSTPKADPSGDYAFRVFELAETVTPGAEARLKTKALQLTGGPNSAKPPKGVNPYAHVMKTRQADIFLTYCTNGRLASKEYAELQLVPLPDNLAVGADYGLLVIDGRARALADYILSPAGQAILSDYGFAAPR, from the coding sequence ATGGCCAATGAACCTCTGGAGCTGCGCGCCGCGGGCAGTCTTAAAGCCGCCATGGGCGACATAGTGCAGGCCTTTGAAAAAGACAGGGGGCAAACTGTTGTGGCCCAGTTTGGTCCTTCTGGGCTGCTCAGGGAGCGTATTGAGTCCGGTGAAAAAGTTGACCTGTTTGCCTCTGCCAATATGAAACATCCGCAAACCCTCATGGCCAAAGGGATGGGAGACAAGGTGCAACCCTTTGCCCGCAACCAGCTTTGTGCGCTGGCGCAGCCGGAAATTTCGCTGACCCCGGCAACCTTGCTTGAGCGCATGTTGTCAGCCGATGTGCGTGTTGGGACTTCCACACCCAAGGCGGACCCCTCCGGTGACTATGCCTTTCGGGTCTTTGAGTTGGCAGAAACTGTGACACCCGGCGCCGAGGCAAGACTCAAAACCAAGGCACTGCAGCTTACAGGTGGGCCAAACAGTGCCAAACCGCCCAAGGGCGTAAACCCCTATGCCCATGTGATGAAAACCCGCCAGGCGGATATCTTTTTGACCTACTGCACCAATGGTCGTCTGGCCAGTAAAGAATATGCCGAGCTGCAGTTGGTGCCTTTACCGGACAATTTGGCGGTGGGCGCCGACTATGGGCTGTTGGTGATAGATGGGCGTGCCAGGGCGCTGGCCGACTACATTTTGTCCCCTGCCGGACAGGCCATTCTCAGCGATTATGGGTTTGCCGCGCCACGCTGA
- a CDS encoding OmpA family protein — MNKKAILTLTGVFTLAAMGTGCSTVNPYTNEQQTAKATTGAIIGAVAGAAVGVASSSKSDRGKGALIGAASGAAVGGGIGYYMDVQETKLRQQLQASGVSVTRSGDNIILNMPNDVTFAVDKTDLSPRAMQVLDSVALVAKEYSKTRLNVLGYTDSSGADSYNLRLSQVRASEVGNYLLSKGVAAARVSTQGMGEASPIASNATAEGRAQNRRVEIILTPIG; from the coding sequence ATGAACAAGAAAGCAATTCTGACCCTGACTGGCGTATTTACCCTGGCGGCCATGGGCACTGGTTGCAGCACAGTGAACCCCTATACCAACGAGCAGCAAACAGCCAAAGCCACCACCGGCGCCATCATAGGTGCCGTTGCCGGTGCCGCCGTAGGCGTGGCCTCTTCCAGCAAGAGCGATCGCGGTAAAGGTGCCCTGATTGGTGCCGCTTCCGGTGCGGCCGTGGGTGGCGGTATCGGCTACTACATGGACGTGCAGGAAACCAAGCTGCGTCAGCAGTTGCAGGCCAGCGGTGTCAGCGTGACCCGCAGTGGTGACAACATCATACTGAACATGCCAAACGACGTGACTTTCGCCGTTGACAAGACTGACCTGAGCCCACGCGCCATGCAGGTACTGGACTCAGTGGCGCTGGTGGCCAAAGAGTACAGTAAGACACGTTTGAATGTGCTGGGTTATACCGATTCCAGTGGCGCCGACAGCTATAACCTGCGCCTGTCTCAGGTTCGCGCTTCTGAAGTGGGCAATTACCTGCTGAGCAAGGGCGTTGCCGCCGCGCGTGTTTCCACCCAGGGTATGGGCGAAGCCAGCCCCATCGCGTCCAACGCCACAGCCGAAGGCCGCGCGCAAAATCGCCGCGTAGAGATTATTCTGACTCCTATCGGCTAA
- a CDS encoding transposase — translation MSAAYETRRQEAVTAVLEGGRLPSEVARDHGIASKTLLKWIRESYQSRSSRQSRIMQEIETLEIRLSSLKREIDKLQAFSM, via the coding sequence ATGTCCGCAGCATATGAGACCCGACGTCAGGAAGCCGTTACAGCGGTACTGGAAGGCGGCCGTCTGCCATCTGAAGTCGCCAGGGATCACGGCATTGCCAGCAAGACCCTGCTCAAATGGATCCGGGAATCATATCAATCCCGCAGTAGCCGCCAATCGAGGATCATGCAGGAAATTGAAACTCTGGAGATCCGGCTCTCCAGTCTCAAGCGAGAAATAGACAAGCTACAAGCCTTCAGCATGTGA
- the mnmD gene encoding tRNA (5-methylaminomethyl-2-thiouridine)(34)-methyltransferase MnmD, with protein MNIKLEVTADGSHTLVNSLLDESYHVFKGALTESVYVYIEAGLVPMAARKRTLRILEVGFGTGLNVLLTQQKAGALELETHFTTLEPFPLDDDIVAALNYVDCLAALGGYGDRHTLARRFSALHQAPWDSETELHRFRLHKIRSRLEEQRFSPESFDLIYFDAFAPAKQPELWAAENFINLFNALSPEGLLVSYCANGQFKRDLKAAGFRVESYPGPMGRRHMTRAWKDSVSSLSLT; from the coding sequence ATGAACATCAAGTTAGAAGTCACGGCAGACGGCTCACACACTCTGGTTAACAGCTTGCTCGATGAGAGCTATCACGTTTTTAAAGGGGCGCTGACCGAGTCTGTGTATGTGTATATAGAGGCAGGCCTGGTTCCCATGGCGGCACGAAAGCGCACGCTGAGAATACTGGAAGTGGGTTTTGGTACCGGGCTGAATGTGCTCCTGACCCAGCAAAAGGCCGGAGCCCTGGAACTTGAGACCCATTTCACCACCCTGGAGCCGTTTCCGCTGGATGATGACATAGTGGCCGCGCTGAATTATGTAGACTGTTTGGCGGCACTGGGCGGCTATGGCGACCGCCATACCCTTGCCCGGCGCTTCAGTGCGCTGCATCAGGCGCCGTGGGATAGTGAAACCGAACTGCACAGGTTCAGGCTCCATAAAATCCGTAGCAGGCTCGAGGAGCAGCGGTTTTCTCCCGAAAGCTTTGACCTGATTTACTTCGACGCCTTCGCCCCCGCCAAGCAACCCGAACTGTGGGCAGCAGAAAACTTCATTAACCTGTTCAATGCGCTTTCGCCAGAGGGGCTATTGGTCAGCTACTGTGCCAATGGGCAGTTCAAGCGGGATTTGAAAGCCGCAGGATTCAGGGTCGAGAGCTATCCAGGCCCAATGGGTCGCAGGCACATGACCCGGGCCTGGAAGGACAGTGTGTCATCCCTATCCTTAACCTGA
- a CDS encoding winged helix-turn-helix domain-containing protein, translating into MTLKNASPFSAAEWRAINIAAQGLIDAPRDVTDCITRLGYVQIDSIQVAARAHDHVLHSRLADFRPEALAAAIADKSIFEYWSHAAAYLPMSDYRFSLPRKLALRNGERHWFERDSKEMREVLSRIRAEGPQKASDFEAPAGKAGAWWDWKPAKKALEQLFMEGELMVTRRDGFQKVYDLTERVLPASVDDRVPSDDEYGRYLVQRFLDAHGHGSLAEVCYLRRNVQPLVKKVIDDMLENGELASFVSDGKLRYFRHSIAPVQLPSRVWLLNPFDNLLIQRNRLKQWFDFDYQIEVYVPEPKRRFGYYSLGILWGDTFVGRVDVKADRDKGLLRLRRLTLEDAAYDKSGSLKPFLVPMEQALAEFCRFNGLARWKLEAASDKQLKRHYARQVWI; encoded by the coding sequence ATGACCCTGAAAAACGCTTCCCCCTTTTCTGCCGCCGAGTGGCGCGCCATCAACATCGCCGCACAGGGACTTATTGATGCGCCAAGAGACGTGACAGATTGCATTACCCGCCTGGGTTATGTGCAGATTGATTCCATTCAGGTGGCAGCACGGGCCCACGACCATGTGCTTCACAGCCGTCTGGCCGATTTTCGACCCGAGGCGCTTGCCGCTGCCATTGCCGACAAGTCGATATTTGAGTACTGGTCCCATGCGGCCGCTTATTTACCGATGAGCGACTACCGTTTCAGCCTGCCAAGAAAGTTGGCACTTCGGAACGGTGAGCGACATTGGTTCGAGCGTGACAGCAAGGAGATGCGTGAAGTACTGAGTCGTATACGGGCTGAGGGGCCGCAGAAGGCATCGGACTTTGAGGCGCCAGCGGGTAAGGCCGGTGCCTGGTGGGACTGGAAACCCGCGAAGAAGGCGCTGGAGCAACTTTTTATGGAAGGCGAGCTGATGGTGACCCGCCGTGACGGGTTCCAGAAGGTATACGACTTAACCGAGCGGGTGTTGCCAGCCAGTGTGGATGACAGGGTACCCAGCGATGATGAATACGGCCGTTATCTGGTGCAGCGCTTTTTGGATGCCCATGGCCATGGCAGCCTGGCAGAAGTCTGTTATTTGCGCCGCAATGTGCAGCCGCTGGTGAAAAAAGTCATCGACGATATGCTCGAAAATGGAGAACTGGCTAGCTTTGTCAGCGACGGTAAGCTCAGGTATTTCAGGCACAGTATTGCGCCTGTGCAGTTGCCTTCACGGGTATGGCTGCTCAACCCCTTCGATAACCTGCTTATCCAGCGAAATCGCCTGAAACAGTGGTTCGACTTTGATTACCAGATAGAGGTGTATGTGCCCGAACCCAAGCGGCGATTTGGTTACTACAGTCTGGGCATACTCTGGGGCGATACCTTCGTTGGGCGGGTGGATGTCAAGGCCGACCGGGATAAGGGATTGCTGCGCTTAAGACGTCTGACGCTGGAAGACGCCGCCTATGATAAGTCAGGTTCCCTTAAGCCTTTTTTAGTGCCCATGGAGCAGGCGTTGGCTGAGTTTTGCCGTTTTAACGGTCTGGCCCGCTGGAAGCTGGAAGCCGCCAGCGATAAGCAGCTTAAACGCCATTACGCCCGACAGGTGTGGATCTGA